The nucleotide window TACACCCGGTTTGGCTGTATTTGCAGGTGGGGTATTACTCGAATATTTTAATTGGACAAGTAGCTTTTATTTAATGTGTATTTATGGATTGTTAATTCTCATTATTGGAATAACCTTACCAGAAGTAATTCAAGATAAAAATAATAATGCATTAAATCCAAAGATAATTGCTAAAAACTATCTCGCACAAATTAAATCATTACCTGTGGTTTTAGGTGGCTTACTAGTTGGTAGTGGAACATGTTTTGTTTATACATTTGCAGCATTAGCACCATTTATTGCAATGGATATAATGCATATGAGTACAGCACAATATGGAATATACAATTTTATACCAGTTGTCGGTATGATCCTTGGTTCACTTATGGCTAGCGCGTTAGGGAAAACATATTCAACGACCAGAATGTTAAAAATTGGTCTGACAATTGCTAGTTTAGGAGTTATTGCAATAGTTGCAGGGGTCGGCTTATTCCCGCAAAATCATCTAAGTCTTTTTGCACCTATGTTTGTAATATATATTGGATTTAGTTTTGTATTTGGTAATAGCTCAGCACTGGCACTTAGCAAAGCATCTGACAAGAGCAATGCTTCTGCGATGCTAAGTTTTGTGAATATGGGCTCAGCTGTAGTTATCGTAACTATTTTAGGATTTTTAAATAATTCAAATATTTTATTACTACCAATATTATATATAATATTTATAATTATTGGAATTATATGCTTTAATATACTAGTGCGCCACCTAAAACCTGGCACAATCTAGACCACTAAAGCCAAATAAAATCAGGTGGTTGACGGCTGATTAAGTAGCTCAAAACCACCTCGTTCATTACGCCGTACCATGCCAATTTTCTCAAGATGACTCATTATCCGTGCTGCTTTATTATAACCAATCCCAAACTGAGTCTGGAGAGAACTAATAGAACAACGCTTAGAAGCTAGTATAAATTTGACGGCTTCATCAAAAACACTGTCTTTCTCAATATTGCTACCACCTTCAGCTCCGGAATCTTCTTCAAAGCCAGGAATAGTTACTTCCGATGCGCCAGTCAGAATATCATCATTATAATCCGGAGCGCCTTGGGCTTTCAAAAACTCAACTACTTTATGTAATTCATCATCATTAACAAAAGCACCATGTATCCGGCGTGGAACTCCCGAACCTGGATTTAGGAAAAGCATATCACCCTGCCCTAATAGTGTCTCAGCACCCATCTGATCCAAAATAGTTCGAGAATCAATCTTGCTTGAAACCTGAAATGAAACCCGGGCTGGGATATTAGCTTTAATCAAGCCCGTAATAACATCTACCGAAGGTCGTTGGGTTGCAACTATCAGATGAATCCCAACCGCACGAGCTTTCTGCGCAATACGCGCGATATACTGCTCAATTTTCTTACCCGCAACCATCATCAAATCCGCTAACTCATCAATGATTACTACGATATACGGCCATTTTGATAGCGGTTCTGGATTGGCTGGGTCTATACTTAATGGATTATTTATCGGAGTACCCTGACTAATTGCTGCTTCAACTTTCTGGTTAAAAGTGACAATATTTTTAGTACCAATTTTTGCCATAATCCGGTAACGCTGCTCCATCTCACCAACAGTCCATTTTAGCGCATTTGCTGCCTGAGACATATCAGTCACTACTGGAGCCAATAAATGAGGAATATCCTGATAAAACGATAATTCGACCATCTTTGGATCGATCATGAT belongs to Aquella oligotrophica and includes:
- a CDS encoding MFS transporter, with the protein product MKTSQILATMLLISFGSVGAVAFTPGLPQIAEYFGVSTNITGFTVTWYLVGYTLGQLFYGPLTNYFGSRKTIIIGAIVEIIGATGCIASAPMHSFSILLISRTIMAIGAGSGLTLAFILTSKLADPDKNARIISLLTVSFAITPGLAVFAGGVLLEYFNWTSSFYLMCIYGLLILIIGITLPEVIQDKNNNALNPKIIAKNYLAQIKSLPVVLGGLLVGSGTCFVYTFAALAPFIAMDIMHMSTAQYGIYNFIPVVGMILGSLMASALGKTYSTTRMLKIGLTIASLGVIAIVAGVGLFPQNHLSLFAPMFVIYIGFSFVFGNSSALALSKASDKSNASAMLSFVNMGSAVVIVTILGFLNNSNILLLPILYIIFIIIGIICFNILVRHLKPGTI